In Oncorhynchus clarkii lewisi isolate Uvic-CL-2024 chromosome 24, UVic_Ocla_1.0, whole genome shotgun sequence, one DNA window encodes the following:
- the LOC139383133 gene encoding protein-tyrosine sulfotransferase 1 isoform X3, which produces MVMMGKLKQNLLVACLVISSVTVFYLGRHAMECHHHIEERSSQPGDQGVLGGLQGPGGVLLGGSLGSSAILRGSRPGGHNLSAPFVYNKDMPLVFIGGVPRSGTTLMRAMLDAHPEVRCGEETRVIPRILAMKQMWSRSGREKMRLDEAGVTDEVLDAAMQAFLLEIIVKHGEPANFLCNKDPFALKSLSYLAKIFPHAKFVLMIRDGRASVHSMISRKVTIAGFDLGSYRDCLTKWNRAIETMYTQCLDASEKCLPVHYEQLVLHPEKWMRTLLKFLDIPWNEAVLHHEELIGKAGGVSLSKVERSTDQVIKPVNVEALSKWVGKIPADVLRDMPVIAPMLSRLGYDPHANPPNYGRPDPKVLDNTRRVFKGEFQLPEFLREQSQSQTRQRWTEEDIQ; this is translated from the exons ATGGTGATGATGGGGAAGCTGAAGCAGAACCTGCTGGTGGCCTGTCTGGTCATCAGCTCAGTCACAGTCTTCTACTTGGGTCGTCATGCCATGGAGTGTCACCACCACATCGAGGAGCGCAGCAGCCAGCCTGGGGACCAAGGGGTTCTGGGGGGCCTTCAGGGGCCGGGAGGGGTCCTCCTGGGCGGCTCGCTGGGCTCCTCCGCCATCCTGCGGGGCTCCAGACCCGGGGGCCATAACCTCTCCGCTCCATTCGTCTACAACAAGGACATGCCCCTAGTGTTCATTGGAGGGGTTCCCAGGAGTGGGACCACGTTGATGAGAGCCATGCTGGACGCTCACCCCGAGGTTCGTTGTGGAGAGGAGACCAGGGTTATTCCACGTATCCTGGCCATGAAACAGATGTGGTCGCGGTCGGGGAGGGAGAAGATGCGTCTGGACGAGGCCGGGGTGACGGACGAGGTCCTGGACGCCGCCATGCAGGCCTTCCTCCTGGAGATCATCGTGAAGCACGGCGAGCCCGCCAACTTCCTCTGTAACAAGGACCCCTTCGCTCTGAAGTCCCTCTCCTACCTGGCTAAGATCTTCCCGCACGCCAAGTTTGTGCTCATGATCCGGGACGGACGCGCCTCGGTCCATTCGATGATCTCGCGTAAGGTGACGATCGCTGGCTTTGACCTGGGCAGCTACAGAGACTGCCTGACCAAGTGGAACAGGGCCATAGAGACCATGTACACTCAGTGCCTGGATGCCTCAGAAAAGTGCCTGCCTGTGCATTATGAACAGCTGGTGCTCCATCCAGAGAAGTGGATGAGGACGCTGCTCAAATTCCTGGACATTCCCTGGAACGAGGCGGTGCTTCACCATGAGGAACTCATAGGGAAAGCAGGTGGTGTTTCCCTCTCCAA ggtggAGAGGTCTACAGACCAGGTGATCAAGCCGGTCAACGTGGAGGCCTTATCCAAGTGGGTGGGCAAGATCCCTGCGGACGTACTGAGAGACATGCCCGTCATCGCCCCCATGTTGTCCCGTCTGGGGTACGACCCCCACGCCAACCCTCCCAACTACGGCCGGCCAGACCCCAAGGTCCTTGACAACACCAGGAGG
- the LOC139383133 gene encoding protein-tyrosine sulfotransferase 1 isoform X4: MVMMGKLKQNLLVACLVISSVTVFYLGRHAMECHHHIEERSSQPGDQGVLGGLQGPGGVLLGGSLGSSAILRGSRPGGHNLSAPFVYNKDMPLVFIGGVPRSGTTLMRAMLDAHPEVRCGEETRVIPRILAMKQMWSRSGREKMRLDEAGVTDEVLDAAMQAFLLEIIVKHGEPANFLCNKDPFALKSLSYLAKIFPHAKFVLMIRDGRASVHSMISRKVTIAGFDLGSYRDCLTKWNRAIETMYTQCLDASEKCLPVHYEQLVLHPEKWMRTLLKFLDIPWNEAVLHHEELIGKAGGVSLSKVERSTDQVIKPVNVEALSKWVGKIPADVLRDMPVIAPMLSRLGYDPHANPPNYGRPDPKVLDNTRRLQKTPEKPNPPQSQTRQRWTEEDIQ; this comes from the exons ATGGTGATGATGGGGAAGCTGAAGCAGAACCTGCTGGTGGCCTGTCTGGTCATCAGCTCAGTCACAGTCTTCTACTTGGGTCGTCATGCCATGGAGTGTCACCACCACATCGAGGAGCGCAGCAGCCAGCCTGGGGACCAAGGGGTTCTGGGGGGCCTTCAGGGGCCGGGAGGGGTCCTCCTGGGCGGCTCGCTGGGCTCCTCCGCCATCCTGCGGGGCTCCAGACCCGGGGGCCATAACCTCTCCGCTCCATTCGTCTACAACAAGGACATGCCCCTAGTGTTCATTGGAGGGGTTCCCAGGAGTGGGACCACGTTGATGAGAGCCATGCTGGACGCTCACCCCGAGGTTCGTTGTGGAGAGGAGACCAGGGTTATTCCACGTATCCTGGCCATGAAACAGATGTGGTCGCGGTCGGGGAGGGAGAAGATGCGTCTGGACGAGGCCGGGGTGACGGACGAGGTCCTGGACGCCGCCATGCAGGCCTTCCTCCTGGAGATCATCGTGAAGCACGGCGAGCCCGCCAACTTCCTCTGTAACAAGGACCCCTTCGCTCTGAAGTCCCTCTCCTACCTGGCTAAGATCTTCCCGCACGCCAAGTTTGTGCTCATGATCCGGGACGGACGCGCCTCGGTCCATTCGATGATCTCGCGTAAGGTGACGATCGCTGGCTTTGACCTGGGCAGCTACAGAGACTGCCTGACCAAGTGGAACAGGGCCATAGAGACCATGTACACTCAGTGCCTGGATGCCTCAGAAAAGTGCCTGCCTGTGCATTATGAACAGCTGGTGCTCCATCCAGAGAAGTGGATGAGGACGCTGCTCAAATTCCTGGACATTCCCTGGAACGAGGCGGTGCTTCACCATGAGGAACTCATAGGGAAAGCAGGTGGTGTTTCCCTCTCCAA ggtggAGAGGTCTACAGACCAGGTGATCAAGCCGGTCAACGTGGAGGCCTTATCCAAGTGGGTGGGCAAGATCCCTGCGGACGTACTGAGAGACATGCCCGTCATCGCCCCCATGTTGTCCCGTCTGGGGTACGACCCCCACGCCAACCCTCCCAACTACGGCCGGCCAGACCCCAAGGTCCTTGACAACACCAGGAGG
- the LOC139383133 gene encoding protein-tyrosine sulfotransferase 1 isoform X6, with protein sequence MVMMGKLKQNLLVACLVISSVTVFYLGRHAMECHHHIEERSSQPGDQGVLGGLQGPGGVLLGGSLGSSAILRGSRPGGHNLSAPFVYNKDMPLVFIGGVPRSGTTLMRAMLDAHPEVRCGEETRVIPRILAMKQMWSRSGREKMRLDEAGVTDEVLDAAMQAFLLEIIVKHGEPANFLCNKDPFALKSLSYLAKIFPHAKFVLMIRDGRASVHSMISRKVTIAGFDLGSYRDCLTKWNRAIETMYTQCLDASEKCLPVHYEQLVLHPEKWMRTLLKFLDIPWNEAVLHHEELIGKAGGVSLSKVERSTDQVIKPVNVEALSKWVGKIPADVLRDMPVIAPMLSRLGYDPHANPPNYGRPDPKVLDNTRRSQTRQRWTEEDIQ encoded by the exons ATGGTGATGATGGGGAAGCTGAAGCAGAACCTGCTGGTGGCCTGTCTGGTCATCAGCTCAGTCACAGTCTTCTACTTGGGTCGTCATGCCATGGAGTGTCACCACCACATCGAGGAGCGCAGCAGCCAGCCTGGGGACCAAGGGGTTCTGGGGGGCCTTCAGGGGCCGGGAGGGGTCCTCCTGGGCGGCTCGCTGGGCTCCTCCGCCATCCTGCGGGGCTCCAGACCCGGGGGCCATAACCTCTCCGCTCCATTCGTCTACAACAAGGACATGCCCCTAGTGTTCATTGGAGGGGTTCCCAGGAGTGGGACCACGTTGATGAGAGCCATGCTGGACGCTCACCCCGAGGTTCGTTGTGGAGAGGAGACCAGGGTTATTCCACGTATCCTGGCCATGAAACAGATGTGGTCGCGGTCGGGGAGGGAGAAGATGCGTCTGGACGAGGCCGGGGTGACGGACGAGGTCCTGGACGCCGCCATGCAGGCCTTCCTCCTGGAGATCATCGTGAAGCACGGCGAGCCCGCCAACTTCCTCTGTAACAAGGACCCCTTCGCTCTGAAGTCCCTCTCCTACCTGGCTAAGATCTTCCCGCACGCCAAGTTTGTGCTCATGATCCGGGACGGACGCGCCTCGGTCCATTCGATGATCTCGCGTAAGGTGACGATCGCTGGCTTTGACCTGGGCAGCTACAGAGACTGCCTGACCAAGTGGAACAGGGCCATAGAGACCATGTACACTCAGTGCCTGGATGCCTCAGAAAAGTGCCTGCCTGTGCATTATGAACAGCTGGTGCTCCATCCAGAGAAGTGGATGAGGACGCTGCTCAAATTCCTGGACATTCCCTGGAACGAGGCGGTGCTTCACCATGAGGAACTCATAGGGAAAGCAGGTGGTGTTTCCCTCTCCAA ggtggAGAGGTCTACAGACCAGGTGATCAAGCCGGTCAACGTGGAGGCCTTATCCAAGTGGGTGGGCAAGATCCCTGCGGACGTACTGAGAGACATGCCCGTCATCGCCCCCATGTTGTCCCGTCTGGGGTACGACCCCCACGCCAACCCTCCCAACTACGGCCGGCCAGACCCCAAGGTCCTTGACAACACCAGGAGG
- the LOC139383133 gene encoding protein-tyrosine sulfotransferase 1 isoform X5: MVMMGKLKQNLLVACLVISSVTVFYLGRHAMECHHHIEERSSQPGDQGVLGGLQGPGGVLLGGSLGSSAILRGSRPGGHNLSAPFVYNKDMPLVFIGGVPRSGTTLMRAMLDAHPEVRCGEETRVIPRILAMKQMWSRSGREKMRLDEAGVTDEVLDAAMQAFLLEIIVKHGEPANFLCNKDPFALKSLSYLAKIFPHAKFVLMIRDGRASVHSMISRKVTIAGFDLGSYRDCLTKWNRAIETMYTQCLDASEKCLPVHYEQLVLHPEKWMRTLLKFLDIPWNEAVLHHEELIGKAGGVSLSKVERSTDQVIKPVNVEALSKWVGKIPADVLRDMPVIAPMLSRLGYDPHANPPNYGRPDPKVLDNTRRLQKTPEKPNPPQVGYLGPDLK, from the exons ATGGTGATGATGGGGAAGCTGAAGCAGAACCTGCTGGTGGCCTGTCTGGTCATCAGCTCAGTCACAGTCTTCTACTTGGGTCGTCATGCCATGGAGTGTCACCACCACATCGAGGAGCGCAGCAGCCAGCCTGGGGACCAAGGGGTTCTGGGGGGCCTTCAGGGGCCGGGAGGGGTCCTCCTGGGCGGCTCGCTGGGCTCCTCCGCCATCCTGCGGGGCTCCAGACCCGGGGGCCATAACCTCTCCGCTCCATTCGTCTACAACAAGGACATGCCCCTAGTGTTCATTGGAGGGGTTCCCAGGAGTGGGACCACGTTGATGAGAGCCATGCTGGACGCTCACCCCGAGGTTCGTTGTGGAGAGGAGACCAGGGTTATTCCACGTATCCTGGCCATGAAACAGATGTGGTCGCGGTCGGGGAGGGAGAAGATGCGTCTGGACGAGGCCGGGGTGACGGACGAGGTCCTGGACGCCGCCATGCAGGCCTTCCTCCTGGAGATCATCGTGAAGCACGGCGAGCCCGCCAACTTCCTCTGTAACAAGGACCCCTTCGCTCTGAAGTCCCTCTCCTACCTGGCTAAGATCTTCCCGCACGCCAAGTTTGTGCTCATGATCCGGGACGGACGCGCCTCGGTCCATTCGATGATCTCGCGTAAGGTGACGATCGCTGGCTTTGACCTGGGCAGCTACAGAGACTGCCTGACCAAGTGGAACAGGGCCATAGAGACCATGTACACTCAGTGCCTGGATGCCTCAGAAAAGTGCCTGCCTGTGCATTATGAACAGCTGGTGCTCCATCCAGAGAAGTGGATGAGGACGCTGCTCAAATTCCTGGACATTCCCTGGAACGAGGCGGTGCTTCACCATGAGGAACTCATAGGGAAAGCAGGTGGTGTTTCCCTCTCCAA ggtggAGAGGTCTACAGACCAGGTGATCAAGCCGGTCAACGTGGAGGCCTTATCCAAGTGGGTGGGCAAGATCCCTGCGGACGTACTGAGAGACATGCCCGTCATCGCCCCCATGTTGTCCCGTCTGGGGTACGACCCCCACGCCAACCCTCCCAACTACGGCCGGCCAGACCCCAAGGTCCTTGACAACACCAGGAGG